CTCATAGTCTGCGGACACGCGTACAACTTAAGCTTTCAAAGGCTGACACGTAACACTCACAACcaatataattttccaaatccATCAATCTCTTACCCTATAAAACTCAAAGGTCCCATCACAACCCCAAATCGTACTACACTTTCCTAAACTTTGATCCAACAAATCTGTTTCTTCTTCGTCGATCTTCTTAATTTTCTGTTCCTCATTTTTTGACACTATTGATAATTGCTTTTATTTGTTGCAACCAATATGACTGGTGGTATTGGAATTCCAGCATGTGTTCAATGTGGGACTCATAGCAACCCATGCAGGTGCAAGGTTGTTGGCCCAACACTTGGGTTCTTGGCTTTTACTGCTGCTGCTATTGTGGAATGGCCTGTGGGGGCTTTGGTGTATTGCTTTCGCCACAGGAAGGGTCGTCACATTATGGCTCATCCTGCTACAGTGGTTTACCCTTCTGTCTCCAATGCAATTCCCATATGATTGGTGAAAGCTTGCTTCTGTTTGGTATTTGTAATGTGTAAATGCATGTGCCTATGTTTTCTGTTTTAATCTGCTTGTAATAATATATAACACAGTTTGTGTGTATGTGCACTTCTTTTATATGATAAAGGTTACTTCTTGTCAAtgtgattttaaattttcattttttttttttgtgtgtgagagagaaatgaattaCTCATTACTCAatcacaagttgcacaagttaAGCATAATAAAACTCGACTACTTAATCCAATTTGAACTGGCAACAATAATATTTCTTAAGGATACTCCAATTGATACAAAAAGCCTATGATTGACACAAAACCTTTTAAATTTGTTCCCATTGTAGGTTTGTGACTATCCTGGTTCTAGTTTCAGCATCTGTATTATAACTTGAAGACTACCATCTTCTCCATTATATTTAATGTTCATACCCTCAATTAGTTTAGAGTTTTACAAAATGGATAAGAACCATATTTGGAATTTACTTCTCTTGATTCGTGtgctttcttttaggatacacgTGTAATTACGTGGATAATGAAATCagcacacagagagagagagagagagattcataTCAATATTCAATTTTAGAATGACAATACCCTCACcacttttataacaaaaaaatgtcACTTGCATTGTCAATGACCATCTTGTCTAATGGCATTCCGTTCCCCTATATGAGATTTCGAACTTTAGATTAGAGGGTTGAATCTTGTTTCCTTTGACTTTAAAAGtaaccattgaaaaaaaaaaatctatagaaagaaagagaaagaaatggttcaatttggatttttatttcaAGATACAAAGTACTGTTTATTGGTAGTGATATTATTCAATGCGCTTGGTATGTTGCACTTGCACCCTCTCATATAAAGGTGGttctatttatgagtctcatttCCCAAAATAGAACCCACCTTaatatgtgagagagagatatgtatttagggcctgtttggatggagggggagtGGAAGGGAGTAGAATAGAGTTCGTTGAAAATAGACTAATTTCGGGATAAATTTACTCTACTCTATTccccctctcttcctctcaatCCAAACGAACCATTAGAGTTGGTAACAACCTACTGAACCTTACCTACTCATTCAATCTGAGTTGATCAGAAGCATTTCGTCCTATTTCGACCAATGCTTTAGTTAATGTCTAGTTATTCGACTTGAAACCTGATGATTTTAATAGGATATTTGGTTAGGacttgtaaagttgtgatttccatCTAGGatatgttggctttaatttcatgccaaatttgattgtaatttcttcaatcattttcccTGTATGTATGTGAGTTTATTTT
This portion of the Castanea sativa cultivar Marrone di Chiusa Pesio chromosome 7, ASM4071231v1 genome encodes:
- the LOC142642025 gene encoding uncharacterized protein LOC142642025, which translates into the protein MTGGIGIPACVQCGTHSNPCRCKVVGPTLGFLAFTAAAIVEWPVGALVYCFRHRKGRHIMAHPATVVYPSVSNAIPI